GGCGGTTTTGACCACGATGTTGAACGGCAATCCTCGCCGGTTGTTTTGGGTAGCGTCGTCTGCGATGGAGTCGATGGTCGAGCGAATCCGGTCATCGCTCCCATACATCCGCCAGGCATCCAGGACCTCCCAGTAAAACCCGACTTTGATCCCCCCGTGCTCTGCACTCGCGAGGCGAATAGAAGTCGGCATCACATCGAACTCTCTTGGCGCGGTGGTCCGGTCTGACTTTGCCTGATCCTGCCCTTTCTCCGCAAGGGCTCCGATCTTTTCCCGACCTGGGGTTTTGCTACGGCCGAGCAGCCCGCTGAAAAAACTGGTGAAAAAGTTTTGCATCACGCGCTCCTTCTTTTACGGATTTGTCCTTTCTCGATAGGTGCTGATGGAGGCAGGGGCTTTGTCCGGCCGCATCCAGTAACGCAAGGCCTGGGTGGTCGAGTCCACCTGGTCGTCGTTGTTCCCATTCGGGAAAACTGAGAATTCTTCAACATAGTCACAGATCCACTCTGCAATAATAGGGTCCGGGACAAAAACATTGCCAGCCTCAATCTGAGGCGCAACCGCAGACAGCCTCTCGGTCTTGCTGCCCTGGGCCGGCCAGGGGATGATTCCTGAAATTTCATGCTTCAGCGAAGCGATGATCGCCGGGCCATTGGCGCTGTCTTCAATCAGGATCGCCGTGCTCTCTTTCCATTTTGCCTTCAGCGCCCGGACGGCTTTGAGGGTATCGGGAAAGTCCATCTTGCCGCGCACCTGGTCCAGCAGATACTTGTCCGCCTCCACCCTTCCCCAGACCTGGCCGACCACGTAGTCGGGATTCCCTGAAGCCGCTGCTGCCTCGTCCTTGAAAGTCATATCCCAGCTCAGAACAATATCGTCAAAATGGCTCGGGGCAACGATGTAATACTTCCACCAGGACCGTTTGATAAGTGCCCCTTCCTGGGGCGAGGGCCGCTGTTGATAGAGGGCGTTCCAGACCTGGCTGCCCACCGTCTTTTTCGTATTCTCCATCCAGGCCTGGTCAAATCCGAACTCAGGCCAGAGCGGCTCTCCCGGCACCCTTCCCAGGGGATCTTCCTCCTCGGCCTCTGCCGGCAGTTTGACCACGGTCCACTTTTCCGGCTCCTGCGCAAGGATCCTGCCGGCCAGGTCGTCCTCGTGCCAGCGGGTCTGAATGAGGATGATGGACGCATTGGGCTGCAATCTCGTCAGGAGGGTGTTGCGGTACTCATCCCAAAGCATATTCCGGTAAGTGGGGCTGTTGGCTTCCTGGCGGTTCTTACAGGGATCATCTATTATCAGGCAATCTGATCCCTGGCCGGACAGCGGCCCCCCGACGCCCGCGCTGATCATGCCGCCGTCGTGGCCCTCAATCGACCAGTTGGTCACGCTGGAGTTGTCCCGGGCCATCTCGATATCAAAGAGCAAATTCCCAAAGTTTTCTATCTTCCGCCGGTTTGCCCTGCCGAACCGTTGCGCCAGGGATTCGCCGTAGCTGACCTCAATCACCCTCCTGTTGGGATTCTTCCCAATGAACCAGCTGGGAAAGCTCTCTGTGACGGTCATCGACTTGCTGTGCCTCGGGGGAAGAAAAAACATCACCCGCTTCAGCTCTCCGCGCTCAATCCGCTCGCAGACCTTCGCAATCAGCCTGGTATGCCGTGACGGCCTGTATTTCAGGAAGTGGGCAACCTGCAGATACGCAAGGTAATTAATCCTCGCCAGACCGATCAGGCTCAACATCAGCTCTTTGCTCTCCAAGTTGGGCAAGCAGCTCGATGAGCTGCTCCTGGATACCTGGGCTGTTCTGGAGCGCTCTTTCGATAAAAGCGATGTTGGTGATGCTTTCTCCATAGTCCTTCGTTCCGGCTGGATCTGTAAAGGCGTATTTGTTCGGCCGATAGGCACCGGATAGCTTTGCCATCTCCCTCTGCGCTTCCAGCATTACAGGGTACATCTTTTCTTTCTGGGCGTCGCGGTAAATCGCTTCATTTCGCGACCAAAGGATCCCAAAGGTCGTCCTCGATTCTTGCTGCGAGAGATTTTGCAACTCCTTGAAGCACCGCTTGATGTAATTGTACAGGGTCCTATCGGAGACATCCCACTGCTTGGACTTTCTGATGATCCGGATAAGGTCTTTCGGATCGCTCCATCCCATGTCAACCAGCTGTCTGATGTACCTTACCCTTTCGTCTATCTCGATCTTCGACGTTCTCAGATATCTGTTTTCCTTGCTCA
This window of the bacterium genome carries:
- the terL gene encoding phage terminase large subunit; its protein translation is MLSLIGLARINYLAYLQVAHFLKYRPSRHTRLIAKVCERIERGELKRVMFFLPPRHSKSMTVTESFPSWFIGKNPNRRVIEVSYGESLAQRFGRANRRKIENFGNLLFDIEMARDNSSVTNWSIEGHDGGMISAGVGGPLSGQGSDCLIIDDPCKNRQEANSPTYRNMLWDEYRNTLLTRLQPNASIILIQTRWHEDDLAGRILAQEPEKWTVVKLPAEAEEEDPLGRVPGEPLWPEFGFDQAWMENTKKTVGSQVWNALYQQRPSPQEGALIKRSWWKYYIVAPSHFDDIVLSWDMTFKDEAAAASGNPDYVVGQVWGRVEADKYLLDQVRGKMDFPDTLKAVRALKAKWKESTAILIEDSANGPAIIASLKHEISGIIPWPAQGSKTERLSAVAPQIEAGNVFVPDPIIAEWICDYVEEFSVFPNGNNDDQVDSTTQALRYWMRPDKAPASISTYRERTNP